In one window of Brachyhypopomus gauderio isolate BG-103 unplaced genomic scaffold, BGAUD_0.2 sc65, whole genome shotgun sequence DNA:
- the LOC143490310 gene encoding putative glutamate receptor has product MATLGLLCLFAAGFAGLCTAEQQPLKVTTITQEPYTISKGSELEGYCMELLTKLASRVGFKYTLHLVKDGKFGSKDDRGIWTGMIGEVVRGEADLALAPLTLTAVRETAVDMTKPFMQTGLSFVMRKDLASENSQHLSFLNLFSTEMWMGILVAYLLTSVCLCLVARISPCEWSQPHSEENHFTLSYAFWYTVGALTLQGAGPHPKALSGRVITAMWWLFSLVVLACYFANLSSWMHSDTKQLSIKSFEDLANQNVMEYGTIKGSSSFAFFKNSKSLVFRRLYENMERQQSCVATMEEGIRRVQEGKYAFIGESVTLDLVVARNCDLTRCPEVIGMRGYSIATPLGFPMLKNLSVAILELSESGELDFLRSKWWASSCGGPEAAHASPLKPGSLKGIFLLLALGLALGVATALAELATRSRRIANAQQKSCCSVLTTELGQRFGRREERTSTEDSEKCKA; this is encoded by the exons ATGGCAACGCTGGGACTCCTCTGTCTCTTTGCAGCGGGGTTCGCTGGGCTCTGCACCGCAG aaCAACAGCCCTTAAAGGTGACAACTATTACG CAAGAACCATACACGATAAGCAAAGGCTCGGAGCTGGAGGGCTACTGCATGGAGCTGCTGACCAAGCTGGCCAGTAGGGTGGGCTTCAAGTACACCCTTCACTTGGTGAAGGACGGGAAGTTTGGGTCAAAGGACGATCGCGGAATCTGGACGGGTATGATCGGTGAGGTGGTGCGAGGG GAGGCAGATCTGGCCTTGGCTCCTCTCACCCTCACCGCTGTTCGGGAGACAGCCGTAGACATGACCAAACCTTTCATGCAGACAGGGCTTAGTTTCGTCATGAGGAAGGACTTGGCCTCTGAAAACTCGCAGCACCTTAGCTTCTTAAACCTCTTCTCCACCGAGATGTGGATGGGTATACTGGTCGCCTATCTGTTGACCTCCGTCTGCCTCTGTTTGGTGGCTCG CATCAGCCCATGTGAATGGAGTCAGCCACACTCAGAGGAAAATCACTTTACACTCTCATACGCCTTCTGGTACACTGTTGGTGCCCTGACTCTTCAAG GTGCCGGTCCTCACCCCAAAGCCTTGTCAGGACGGGTGATCACCGCCATGTGGTGGTTGTTTTCATTAGTCGTGCTGGCCTGCTATTTTGCCAACCTCAGTTCCTGGATGCACTCTGACACCAAGCAGTTGTCAATCAAGAGTTTCGAAGACCTTGCCAACCAAAATGTGATGGAGTATGGCACGATTAAGGGATCGTCTTCGTTTGCGTTCTTCAAG AACTCCAAGTCTCTGGTCTTCCGGCGCCTCTACGAGAACATGGAGAGGCAGCAGAGCTGCGTGGCGACTATGGAGGAAGGCATACGCAGGGTGCAGGAGGGGAAGTACGCCTTCATCGGCGAGTCTGTGACCCTTGACCTGGTCGTGGCGCGCAACTGCGATCTCACCCGCTGTCCCGAAGTCATCGGCATGAGGGGCTACAGCATCGCCACTCCGTTAG GCTTTCCCATGCTGAAGAATCTGAGCGTGGCCATCCTCGAGCTGAGCGAGTCCGGCGAGCTGGACTTCCTCCGCAGCAAGTGGTGGGCGAGCAGCTGTGGAGGTCCGGAAGCCGCCCATGCGTCCCCGCTGAAGCCCGGCAGCCTGAAGGGCATCTTCCTGCTGCTGGCGCTCGGCCTGGCGCTGGGCGTGGCCACCGCGCTCGCCGAGCTGGCCACCAGGTCGCGCAGAATCGCCAACGCACAGCAG AAATCCTGTTGTTCTGTCTTAACCACTGAACTGGGTCAGCGATTtggaagaagagaggagaggacgtCCACCGAAGACTCTGAGAAATGCAAAGCCTAA